The following proteins are co-located in the Micromonospora viridifaciens genome:
- a CDS encoding SWIM zinc finger family protein, which translates to MSTSDERPRFAEFGPPRRVEGGLKARSTRGAIGRSWWSRRFLEVLESFALGTRLTRGRAYARRGQVLRLDVAPGLVTASVQGSRPQPYPVRIGLAAYPDEVWERIEAELAGQAFFSARLLAGDLPAELEELFAAAGAPLFPADVAELAQHCGCPDFAVPCKHLAASFYLLAEAFDADPFQLLHWRGRSRGALLARLRTLRGAAPADGTAGTGGPDMVDRPGSGEPPVAGAGRVLGGLPPAPLADAVERFWLSPVPLPDQPPTLATGPELLLRQLAPPGAAIGGPGLVERLRRAYREFGRGPAADLDPSER; encoded by the coding sequence GTGAGCACTTCGGACGAACGCCCCCGGTTCGCCGAGTTCGGGCCGCCCCGCCGGGTCGAGGGCGGGCTGAAGGCACGCAGCACCCGGGGCGCGATCGGGCGCTCCTGGTGGTCCCGACGGTTCCTGGAGGTGCTGGAGTCCTTCGCCCTCGGCACCCGGCTCACCCGGGGCCGGGCGTACGCGCGCCGGGGCCAGGTGCTCCGGCTCGACGTCGCTCCCGGGCTGGTCACCGCCAGCGTGCAGGGCTCCCGGCCGCAGCCGTACCCGGTGCGGATCGGGTTGGCGGCGTACCCGGACGAGGTGTGGGAGCGGATCGAGGCCGAGCTCGCCGGGCAGGCGTTCTTCAGCGCCCGGCTGCTCGCCGGCGACCTGCCGGCCGAGTTGGAGGAGTTGTTCGCCGCGGCGGGCGCGCCGCTCTTCCCGGCCGACGTGGCCGAGCTGGCGCAGCACTGCGGCTGCCCCGACTTCGCCGTCCCGTGCAAGCACCTGGCGGCCAGCTTCTACCTCCTCGCGGAGGCGTTCGACGCCGACCCGTTCCAGCTGCTGCACTGGCGCGGCCGGAGCCGGGGTGCGCTGCTAGCCCGGCTGCGTACGCTGCGCGGTGCCGCCCCGGCCGACGGGACGGCGGGGACGGGTGGACCGGACATGGTCGACCGGCCCGGATCCGGCGAACCCCCGGTTGCCGGCGCGGGGCGGGTCCTCGGCGGGCTGCCGCCGGCCCCGTTGGCCGACGCGGTGGAGCGCTTCTGGCTGTCCCCGGTGCCGCTGCCCGACCAGCCGCCCACCCTGGCGACCGGGCCGGAGCTGCTGCTGCGCCAGCTCGCCCCGCCCGGGGCGGCGATCGGCGGCCCCGGCCTCGTCGAGCGGCTGCGCCGGGCGTACCGGGAGTTCGGCCGTGGACCGGCGGCGGACCTGGACCCGTCGGAGCGCTGA
- a CDS encoding DUF3311 domain-containing protein — translation MAAPGPEAPVTARSRAKDRSPWNWLLFIPIVVPLIPAFFNADSPRLFGFPRFYWLQLAWILLGVGTTTLVYQMTKKRGGR, via the coding sequence ATGGCAGCACCCGGACCGGAGGCGCCGGTCACGGCGCGCTCCAGGGCGAAGGACCGAAGTCCCTGGAACTGGTTGCTCTTCATCCCGATCGTGGTGCCGTTGATCCCGGCCTTCTTCAACGCCGACTCACCCCGGCTGTTCGGGTTCCCGCGCTTCTACTGGCTGCAACTGGCCTGGATCCTGCTCGGCGTCGGCACCACCACGCTCGTCTACCAGATGACGAAGAAGCGGGGTGGTCGATAA
- a CDS encoding bifunctional RNase H/acid phosphatase yields MAVRAVVVEADGGSRGNPGPAGYGAVVRDPETGEVLAERSEAIGTATNNVAEYRGLIAGLEAAAELGAAEVEARMDSKLVVEQMCGRWQIKHPGLRPLAAQAAGLVGRFTSVRFSWVPRERNRHADALANAAMDAAAGLAPARPAVEAPRIVEPPREVAAPDSAARAAAREVAARAATGRATGTDPATTPASWEPRHTETATRLILVRHGETGRTVQKRYSGRDDVPLTDRGRAQARATAARVATLAPSVAAVVTSPLSRCTATAEAIAAAVGNPPVRPDDDLIECDFGAWEGRTFAEVREGWAGELDAWLASTRVAPPEGESFAAVAERTGRAVERLRAAYPGETVVVVSHVSPIKLVLRDALAAGDAFLHRLYLDTAGVSVLDLYPDGGVAVRSVNDTAHLADL; encoded by the coding sequence GTGGCGGTGCGCGCGGTCGTGGTGGAGGCCGACGGTGGGTCGCGGGGCAACCCCGGCCCGGCCGGCTACGGCGCGGTGGTCCGCGATCCGGAGACCGGCGAGGTGCTGGCCGAACGGTCCGAGGCGATCGGTACGGCCACCAACAACGTGGCCGAGTACCGGGGCCTGATCGCCGGGCTGGAGGCCGCCGCCGAGCTGGGCGCGGCCGAGGTCGAGGCGCGGATGGACTCGAAGCTGGTGGTCGAGCAGATGTGCGGCCGCTGGCAGATCAAGCACCCAGGGCTGCGGCCGCTCGCCGCGCAGGCCGCCGGCCTGGTCGGGCGGTTCACCAGCGTACGGTTCAGCTGGGTGCCCCGGGAGCGCAACCGGCACGCGGACGCACTGGCCAACGCGGCGATGGATGCCGCCGCCGGCCTGGCGCCGGCCCGGCCGGCCGTCGAGGCGCCGCGGATCGTGGAGCCCCCGCGCGAGGTGGCCGCGCCCGACTCCGCCGCCCGGGCCGCCGCCCGCGAGGTGGCCGCCCGGGCCGCCACCGGCCGGGCCACCGGCACCGACCCGGCCACCACGCCGGCCTCCTGGGAGCCGCGCCACACCGAGACCGCGACCCGGCTGATCCTGGTCCGGCACGGCGAGACCGGGCGGACCGTGCAGAAGCGCTACTCCGGTCGGGACGACGTGCCGTTGACCGACCGGGGTCGGGCCCAGGCCCGGGCGACCGCCGCCCGGGTGGCCACGCTCGCACCGTCCGTCGCGGCCGTGGTCACCTCGCCGCTGTCCCGCTGCACGGCCACCGCCGAGGCGATCGCCGCCGCCGTCGGCAACCCCCCGGTACGCCCCGACGACGACCTGATCGAGTGCGACTTCGGGGCCTGGGAGGGGCGGACCTTCGCCGAGGTGCGGGAGGGCTGGGCGGGGGAGTTGGACGCCTGGCTCGCCTCCACCCGGGTCGCCCCACCGGAGGGCGAGTCGTTCGCCGCGGTCGCGGAGCGTACCGGCCGGGCGGTTGAGCGGCTGCGTGCGGCGTACCCCGGGGAGACCGTCGTGGTCGTCTCCCATGTCTCGCCGATCAAGCTGGTGCTACGCGACGCCCTCGCGGCCGGCGACGCCTTCCTGCACCGGCTCTACCTGGACACCGCGGGCGTCTCGGTGCTCGACCTGTACCCGGACGGCGGCGTCGCGGTCCGCTCGGTCAACGACACCGCCCACCTGGCCGACCTCTGA
- a CDS encoding Nif3-like dinuclear metal center hexameric protein, with product MVAALDRRYPPAWAEEWDRVGLVLGEPTNPARRIACVVDVVPETVDEALAAGAEMIVAHHPLLLRGVSSVAATTYKGRIVHRLIKSDVALYVAHTNADVADPGVSDALAARFGLTGLRPLHRPRPGSPADGPGRGIGRIGELPAPMTLAELARHAAAVLPATAWGVRAAGDPGRMVRTLAVSGGSGDSFLAEATAAGVDAFLTADLRHHPAGEHLAAGGPALLDAAHWATERPWLDDLAAHLRDELGVETVVSDLDTDPWTVHAAAPRPDDKEPRP from the coding sequence GTGGTGGCCGCGCTCGACCGCCGCTACCCGCCCGCCTGGGCGGAGGAGTGGGACCGGGTCGGCCTGGTCCTCGGGGAGCCCACGAACCCGGCACGCCGGATCGCCTGCGTGGTCGACGTGGTGCCCGAGACGGTGGACGAGGCGCTCGCCGCCGGGGCGGAGATGATCGTCGCGCACCATCCGCTGCTGCTGCGCGGGGTCTCCTCGGTCGCCGCCACCACGTACAAGGGGCGGATCGTCCACCGGCTGATCAAGTCGGACGTCGCGCTGTACGTGGCCCACACCAACGCCGACGTGGCCGACCCCGGCGTCTCCGACGCCCTCGCCGCCCGCTTCGGGTTGACCGGGCTGCGGCCGCTGCACCGGCCCCGGCCCGGCTCGCCGGCCGACGGCCCCGGGCGGGGCATCGGCCGGATCGGTGAGCTGCCCGCGCCGATGACCCTCGCCGAGCTGGCCCGGCACGCCGCCGCGGTGCTGCCGGCCACCGCGTGGGGGGTTCGCGCCGCCGGAGACCCCGGGCGTATGGTTCGTACCCTCGCGGTCAGCGGCGGCTCGGGAGACAGCTTCCTCGCCGAGGCGACCGCCGCCGGGGTGGACGCGTTCCTCACCGCCGACCTGCGCCACCACCCCGCCGGCGAGCACCTCGCCGCCGGTGGCCCGGCCCTGCTGGACGCCGCACACTGGGCGACCGAACGACCCTGGCTGGACGACCTGGCCGCCCACCTGCGGGACGAGTTGGGCGTCGAGACCGTGGTGTCCGACCTGGACACCGACCCCTGGACCGTGCACGCCGCCGCACCCAGACCGGACGACAAGGAGCCCCGACCGTGA
- the mctP gene encoding monocarboxylate uptake permease MctP: MWRDHLTEIIIFTLLFLLVSAMGFVAARWRAPRDMAHLDEWGLGGRSFGGWITWFLVGGDLYTAYTFVAVPALIFGAGAAGFFAVPYTIVVYPLVFLVLCRLWSVSHRHGFVTPADFVRSRFDSPILALLVAITGIVATMPYIALQLVGIEAVLKTMGVTGESALARHLPIIIAFAILAAYTYQSGLRAPALIAFVKDSLIYVVILAAVLYLPYKLGGWGSIFDAADAKFRASPAPGDGILLNDNNQLQYVTLAFGSALALFLYPHSITGVLASRNRDVIKRNMSALPAYSLLLGLIALLGYLAIAAKVTPLAGTKEGSFDTNTVVPRLFDAQFPDWFAGIAYAAIGIGALVPAAIMSIAAANLFTRNIYKEYVKRDATPAQEANVSKITSLVVKIGAVACIVFLDPQFSIDLQLIGGVIILQTLPAVAIGLYTRWFHRGALIAGWVAGMALGMWMLYQIANPATGKKHFAGSAFPLSEFGFDTKKTIYVGIVAVLVNLVVAALLTLALRAGRVADGVDGTTPDDYFADEGDPRVTPGPTRDADSAPEPVA; encoded by the coding sequence ATGTGGCGGGACCACCTCACCGAGATCATCATCTTCACCCTGCTCTTCCTGCTGGTCAGCGCAATGGGCTTCGTGGCGGCCCGGTGGCGGGCGCCGCGCGACATGGCCCACCTGGACGAGTGGGGGCTGGGCGGGCGCAGCTTCGGCGGCTGGATCACCTGGTTCCTGGTCGGCGGTGACCTCTACACCGCGTACACCTTCGTGGCGGTGCCGGCGCTGATCTTCGGGGCCGGCGCGGCGGGCTTCTTCGCCGTGCCGTACACGATCGTCGTCTACCCGTTGGTGTTCCTGGTGCTCTGCCGGCTCTGGTCGGTGTCGCACCGGCACGGCTTCGTCACCCCGGCCGACTTCGTGCGCAGCCGGTTCGACTCGCCGATCCTGGCCCTGCTGGTCGCCATCACCGGCATCGTGGCCACCATGCCGTACATCGCGTTGCAGCTGGTCGGCATCGAGGCGGTGCTGAAGACGATGGGCGTCACCGGGGAGAGCGCCCTCGCCCGGCACCTGCCGATCATCATCGCGTTCGCGATCCTGGCGGCCTACACGTACCAGTCCGGGCTGCGCGCGCCGGCGCTGATCGCCTTCGTCAAGGACTCGCTGATCTACGTCGTGATCCTGGCGGCGGTGCTCTACCTGCCGTACAAGCTCGGCGGCTGGGGCAGCATCTTCGACGCGGCGGACGCGAAGTTCCGGGCCAGCCCGGCGCCCGGCGACGGCATCCTGCTCAACGACAACAACCAACTCCAGTACGTCACCCTGGCGTTCGGTTCCGCGCTGGCGCTCTTCCTCTACCCGCACAGCATCACCGGCGTGCTGGCCAGCCGGAACCGGGACGTGATCAAGCGGAACATGTCCGCGCTGCCGGCGTACAGCCTGCTGCTCGGGCTGATCGCGCTGCTCGGCTACCTGGCCATCGCGGCCAAGGTGACGCCGCTGGCGGGGACCAAGGAGGGCAGCTTCGACACCAACACCGTCGTGCCGCGCCTGTTCGACGCGCAGTTCCCGGACTGGTTCGCCGGCATCGCGTACGCGGCGATCGGCATCGGCGCGCTGGTGCCCGCGGCGATCATGTCGATCGCGGCGGCGAACCTGTTCACCCGCAACATCTACAAGGAGTACGTCAAGCGGGACGCGACCCCGGCGCAGGAGGCGAACGTCTCGAAGATCACCTCGCTGGTGGTGAAGATCGGCGCGGTCGCCTGCATCGTCTTCCTCGACCCGCAGTTCTCCATCGACCTGCAGCTCATCGGCGGCGTGATCATCCTCCAGACGCTGCCGGCGGTGGCGATCGGCCTCTACACCCGCTGGTTCCACCGGGGTGCGCTGATCGCCGGCTGGGTGGCCGGCATGGCGCTCGGCATGTGGATGCTCTACCAGATCGCGAACCCGGCGACCGGGAAGAAGCACTTCGCCGGGTCGGCGTTCCCGCTCTCCGAGTTCGGCTTCGACACCAAGAAGACGATCTACGTCGGCATCGTGGCGGTGCTGGTCAACCTGGTCGTCGCCGCGCTGCTCACCCTGGCGCTGCGGGCCGGCAGGGTGGCCGACGGGGTGGACGGCACCACCCCGGACGACTACTTCGCCGACGAGGGCGACCCCCGGGTCACCCCCGGCCCCACCCGCGACGCGGACTCCGCCCCCGAACCGGTCGCTTGA
- a CDS encoding MarR family winged helix-turn-helix transcriptional regulator produces MSADHNTGTDRDEATLGRIETEIALLMRLGEATRRATGTAEHRVLDRAAYVILRYLDSAGPQNVSGLAARLGLDGSTVTRQVSAMQRDGLITRTPDPADGRGTVVSPTQAGLQRMAAVRAARTRLYGDILAGWTSGDRETLAEMLHRLNEALESRNRRR; encoded by the coding sequence ATGAGCGCCGACCACAACACTGGAACCGATCGGGACGAGGCCACCCTGGGCCGGATCGAGACCGAGATCGCGCTGCTGATGCGGCTGGGCGAGGCGACCCGCCGGGCCACCGGCACCGCCGAGCACCGGGTGCTGGACCGGGCGGCGTACGTGATCCTGCGCTACCTGGACAGCGCCGGCCCGCAGAACGTCTCGGGGCTGGCCGCGCGGCTGGGCCTGGACGGCTCCACGGTCACCCGCCAGGTCTCCGCCATGCAGCGGGACGGCCTGATCACCCGTACGCCGGACCCCGCCGACGGGCGCGGCACGGTGGTCTCCCCCACCCAGGCGGGGCTGCAGCGGATGGCCGCCGTCCGGGCGGCCCGCACCCGGCTCTACGGCGACATCCTCGCCGGCTGGACCAGCGGCGACCGGGAGACCCTCGCCGAGATGCTGCACCGCCTGAACGAGGCCCTCGAATCACGCAACCGCCGCCGCTGA
- a CDS encoding helix-turn-helix domain-containing protein gives MDELPIGRRVAYWRSRRKMSQQVFADRLGKSKSWVDKVERGVRRLDKFSVLYEIADILQVDVQLLLGKDPERRSDALNCIDQVEVDEIRAALERYDSMSAYFDAAPYPPPLADMRKAVNHAWLTYQYGRYGLLTRALPKLLRDAQAADAGNGGDQALEAAHLLGQVYQIASSVLRKLGECDLAWLAADRSMAVAQRADDQLLAGVATTRVCNALVAMGRARPALELNVNIANRLAPGGGNEATPERLSVYGMLLLQGAMAAARIGDSSTVDDLFAGAREAATLLGGDQNHYWTSFGPTNLELHRAAAAVELGDGGRAVEIHHGISEPAFNALLPERRAHHLLDIARGYAQIGDVANAGEMLLRGDRLAPSEIRCRPIAHEVMSDVLRRTRGAPPPPIAELAEHMGVGV, from the coding sequence ATGGACGAACTGCCCATAGGCCGCCGGGTGGCGTACTGGCGCAGCCGGCGCAAGATGTCGCAGCAGGTCTTCGCCGACCGGCTCGGCAAGTCCAAGAGCTGGGTCGACAAGGTCGAGCGCGGAGTGCGCCGGCTGGACAAGTTCTCCGTCCTCTACGAGATCGCCGACATCCTCCAGGTCGACGTGCAACTGCTGCTCGGCAAGGACCCGGAGCGGCGCAGCGACGCCCTCAACTGCATCGACCAGGTCGAGGTCGACGAGATCCGGGCCGCGCTGGAGCGGTACGACTCGATGAGCGCGTACTTCGACGCGGCGCCCTACCCCCCGCCGCTGGCCGACATGCGCAAGGCGGTCAACCACGCCTGGCTCACCTACCAGTACGGCCGCTACGGCCTGCTCACCCGCGCGCTGCCGAAGCTGCTGCGCGACGCCCAGGCCGCCGACGCCGGCAACGGCGGCGACCAGGCCCTGGAGGCGGCTCACCTGCTCGGGCAGGTCTATCAGATCGCCTCGTCGGTGCTGCGCAAGCTGGGCGAGTGCGACCTGGCCTGGCTGGCCGCCGACCGCTCGATGGCGGTCGCCCAGCGGGCCGACGACCAGCTGCTGGCCGGCGTCGCCACCACCCGGGTCTGCAATGCGCTGGTCGCGATGGGCCGGGCCCGCCCCGCGCTCGAACTCAACGTGAACATCGCCAATCGGCTCGCACCCGGTGGCGGCAACGAGGCCACCCCGGAACGGCTCTCCGTCTACGGCATGCTGCTGCTTCAGGGCGCGATGGCCGCCGCCCGGATCGGCGATTCCTCCACCGTGGACGACCTCTTCGCCGGTGCCCGGGAGGCGGCCACCCTGCTCGGCGGGGACCAGAACCACTACTGGACCTCGTTCGGCCCGACCAACCTGGAGCTGCACCGGGCCGCCGCGGCGGTGGAGCTGGGCGACGGCGGCCGGGCGGTGGAGATCCACCACGGCATCTCCGAGCCGGCGTTCAACGCCCTGCTGCCCGAGCGGCGCGCGCACCACCTGCTCGACATCGCCCGTGGCTACGCCCAGATCGGCGACGTCGCCAACGCGGGGGAGATGCTGCTGCGTGGCGACCGACTCGCCCCGTCCGAGATCCGCTGCCGGCCCATCGCGCATGAGGTGATGTCGGACGTGCTCCGTCGCACACGGGGTGCGCCGCCTCCGCCGATTGCGGAGTTGGCTGAGCACATGGGAGTCGGAGTGTAA
- a CDS encoding bifunctional DNA primase/polymerase — protein sequence MWGNVGPRVARLSPLERVRLRRVAVRYATHGWEVTPGACLANRRFVCGRAGCPTVGCHPALENWEHAASADPARVATWWRSRPHGVLLPTGRTFDVLEVAAHLGRHVLDAVAAHPAGFGVRGPVLLTPTGHCMFLVRPGDPLRPELGHCFHVVQHGPGSWIPAPPTRLPEGTVRWAVAPEQARWQLPDSYLVQNALIEALRAAGVKLTSDLLPGQLPLPRRSR from the coding sequence ATGTGGGGGAATGTCGGACCGCGCGTGGCTCGCCTGTCGCCACTGGAACGGGTCCGGCTGCGCCGGGTCGCCGTCCGGTACGCCACCCACGGCTGGGAGGTGACCCCCGGCGCCTGCCTGGCCAACCGGCGCTTCGTCTGCGGCCGGGCCGGCTGCCCCACGGTCGGCTGCCATCCGGCGCTGGAGAACTGGGAGCACGCGGCGAGCGCCGACCCGGCCCGGGTGGCCACCTGGTGGCGCAGCCGCCCGCACGGGGTGCTGCTGCCCACCGGGCGCACCTTCGACGTGCTGGAGGTGGCCGCCCACCTCGGCCGGCACGTGCTGGACGCCGTGGCGGCCCACCCGGCCGGCTTCGGCGTACGGGGACCGGTCCTGCTCACCCCCACCGGCCACTGCATGTTCCTGGTCCGCCCGGGCGACCCGTTACGGCCGGAGCTGGGGCACTGCTTCCACGTGGTCCAGCACGGTCCCGGCTCGTGGATCCCGGCGCCGCCGACCCGGCTGCCAGAGGGGACGGTGCGCTGGGCGGTCGCCCCCGAGCAGGCCCGCTGGCAGCTGCCCGACTCCTACCTCGTACAGAACGCGCTGATCGAGGCGTTGCGGGCGGCCGGGGTCAAGCTCACCTCCGACCTGCTTCCCGGCCAACTCCCCCTGCCCCGCCGCAGCCGCTGA
- a CDS encoding zinc ribbon domain-containing protein has protein sequence MKADPKVQRRLLDLQAIDTALAQLAHRRRSLPERAELEALARELSALEDERVRAQVAVDDLDRDIARLEKDIDQVRARKSKDEARLAAGTGPARELEALQHELVSLNRRQGDLEDAELELMEQRETAQGLLDSVEQRLAEARDRRAGTEQRRDERLAEIAKEEEFKRSARQPLANDLPADLVALYDRIREDTGLGAALLTGARCGGCRLELAGADLARIRKAAPEDVVRCEECRRILVRTSESGL, from the coding sequence GTGAAGGCTGACCCGAAGGTGCAGCGCCGGCTGCTCGACCTGCAGGCGATCGACACCGCCCTGGCCCAGCTCGCCCACCGCCGCCGGTCGCTGCCCGAGCGGGCCGAGCTGGAGGCGCTCGCCCGGGAGCTCTCCGCGTTGGAGGACGAGCGGGTCCGCGCCCAGGTGGCCGTCGACGACCTGGACCGGGACATCGCCCGGCTGGAGAAGGACATCGACCAGGTCCGCGCCCGCAAGAGCAAGGACGAGGCGCGGCTGGCCGCCGGCACCGGGCCGGCCCGGGAGCTGGAGGCGCTCCAGCACGAACTGGTCTCGCTCAACCGCCGGCAGGGCGACCTGGAGGACGCCGAGCTGGAGCTGATGGAGCAGCGGGAGACCGCACAGGGGCTGCTGGACAGCGTCGAGCAGCGCCTCGCCGAGGCCCGGGACCGGCGGGCCGGCACCGAGCAGCGCCGCGACGAGCGCCTGGCCGAGATCGCCAAGGAGGAGGAGTTCAAGCGGAGCGCCCGCCAGCCGCTCGCCAACGACCTCCCGGCCGACCTGGTTGCCCTGTACGACCGGATCCGCGAGGACACCGGGCTCGGCGCCGCGCTGCTCACCGGCGCCCGCTGCGGGGGCTGCCGGCTGGAGCTGGCCGGGGCCGACCTGGCGCGGATCCGCAAGGCCGCGCCGGAGGACGTGGTGCGCTGCGAGGAGTGCCGGCGGATCCTGGTCCGCACCAGCGAGTCGGGGCTGTAG
- a CDS encoding MFS transporter, with product MDRQSEPNRSAIYATTLVAFLAIAGIAVVDPILPAIGAAIGVTAWQVELLFTAYIAVMAVGMIPATLASGRFGFKPVLITGVTVVGLAAMLASFSNNIVQLSVLRGVWGLGNAMFFATAMVVLVNLANDREWVVGLFETALGLGFAVGPLIGGLLGEVTWRLPFFVCGVFMVLALAVAARKLREPATKLPPVQVGSIFSTYRKPAFITLCVVTAAYNFVFFVVLGYTPLYLHLDVIPLGLAFTGWGLGLAAGILLIGHRLAHRIGAVQTVGVAIAGLLVCMVLFATSTGTAMSLVVLVLAGLFMGLANANLTDLALGLGSSDRRVATGAFNLVRWGAAAPAPIISGKLAEHGLALPFWVGFGVLAVGVVVYLAFAHLMAAGYGERVLWSRWNRAARGAEHSPEEPVGEAY from the coding sequence GTGGATCGGCAGTCCGAGCCCAACCGCAGTGCCATCTACGCCACCACGCTGGTGGCCTTCCTCGCCATCGCCGGCATCGCCGTGGTGGACCCGATCCTGCCGGCCATCGGGGCGGCGATCGGGGTCACCGCCTGGCAGGTCGAGCTGCTGTTCACCGCGTACATCGCGGTGATGGCGGTCGGCATGATCCCGGCGACCCTCGCCAGCGGGAGGTTCGGTTTCAAACCCGTGCTGATCACCGGTGTCACGGTGGTCGGCCTCGCCGCGATGCTCGCGTCGTTCAGCAACAACATCGTGCAGCTCTCCGTGCTGCGCGGCGTCTGGGGACTCGGCAACGCGATGTTCTTCGCCACCGCGATGGTGGTGCTGGTCAACCTCGCCAACGACCGGGAATGGGTGGTCGGCCTCTTCGAGACCGCGCTCGGGCTCGGCTTCGCCGTCGGCCCGCTGATCGGCGGCCTGCTCGGTGAGGTGACCTGGCGGCTTCCGTTCTTCGTCTGCGGCGTCTTCATGGTGCTCGCGCTGGCCGTGGCCGCGCGCAAGCTTCGCGAGCCGGCCACCAAGCTGCCACCGGTGCAGGTCGGCTCGATCTTCTCGACGTACCGCAAGCCGGCGTTCATCACGCTCTGCGTGGTGACCGCCGCGTACAACTTCGTCTTCTTCGTGGTGCTCGGCTACACGCCGCTCTACCTGCACCTCGACGTGATCCCGCTGGGGCTGGCCTTCACCGGCTGGGGCCTCGGCCTGGCCGCCGGCATCCTGCTGATCGGCCACCGGCTGGCCCACCGGATCGGCGCCGTCCAGACCGTCGGCGTCGCCATCGCCGGCCTGCTGGTCTGCATGGTCCTCTTCGCGACCTCGACCGGCACCGCCATGTCGCTGGTGGTGCTGGTGCTCGCCGGCCTGTTCATGGGTCTGGCCAACGCCAACCTCACCGACCTGGCGCTCGGCCTCGGCTCCAGCGACCGGCGGGTCGCCACCGGCGCGTTCAACCTGGTCCGCTGGGGCGCCGCCGCGCCGGCCCCGATCATCTCCGGCAAGCTCGCCGAGCACGGGCTGGCCCTGCCGTTCTGGGTGGGCTTCGGGGTGCTCGCCGTCGGCGTGGTGGTCTACCTCGCCTTCGCGCACCTGATGGCCGCCGGCTACGGCGAGCGGGTGCTCTGGTCGAGGTGGAATCGGGCCGCCCGCGGCGCCGAGCACTCCCCGGAGGAGCCCGTCGGCGAGGCCTACTGA
- a CDS encoding flavoprotein, whose product MNGPHISHGHRGVLYVVACGSPLARHVGRLVDLAEQDGWDVCVVTTPDGAKFVDRAALARQTGHPVRTHYKNPGDPDVLPPADAMLVCPATVNTINKWAAGIADTLALGLLVEAQGLRVPIAAVPYTNSAMAAHPAFRASLARLREWGVRVVFGDHTVPLHPPGTGERHLDAFPWGVGLAALRGTPRPATPVG is encoded by the coding sequence ATGAACGGTCCGCACATCAGTCACGGGCACCGCGGGGTGCTCTATGTCGTCGCCTGCGGTTCGCCGCTGGCTCGTCACGTCGGCCGGCTGGTCGACCTGGCCGAGCAGGATGGCTGGGACGTCTGCGTGGTCACCACGCCGGACGGCGCGAAGTTCGTCGACCGGGCGGCGCTGGCCCGGCAGACCGGCCATCCGGTTCGCACCCACTACAAGAACCCGGGCGATCCGGACGTGCTGCCGCCGGCGGACGCGATGCTGGTCTGCCCGGCGACGGTCAACACCATCAACAAGTGGGCGGCCGGCATCGCCGACACGCTCGCCCTCGGGCTGCTGGTCGAGGCGCAGGGGCTCCGGGTGCCGATCGCCGCGGTCCCGTACACCAACTCGGCGATGGCCGCGCACCCGGCGTTTCGCGCCAGCCTGGCCCGGTTGCGCGAGTGGGGGGTACGGGTCGTCTTCGGCGACCACACCGTACCGCTGCACCCGCCGGGCACCGGCGAGCGGCACCTGGACGCCTTTCCCTGGGGGGTCGGCCTCGCGGCGCTGCGCGGCACGCCGCGCCCGGCCACCCCGGTGGGCTGA
- a CDS encoding DUF3040 domain-containing protein — MLSKEDQRRFEQITRQLRESDPQFFARLDDRARARRGRYLMLLTIVLWASLPAMTVLAGRLAGAICAVVLLANAGFMWRFRRRWL; from the coding sequence ATGCTCAGCAAAGAGGATCAGCGCAGGTTCGAACAGATCACCCGCCAGCTGCGGGAGAGCGACCCGCAGTTCTTCGCCCGGCTCGACGACCGGGCCCGGGCCCGCCGAGGCCGGTACCTGATGCTGCTGACGATCGTGCTGTGGGCCTCGCTGCCGGCGATGACCGTACTGGCCGGGCGGCTGGCCGGCGCGATCTGCGCCGTGGTACTCCTGGCCAATGCCGGGTTCATGTGGCGGTTCCGGCGGCGCTGGCTATGA